Proteins co-encoded in one Flavivirga eckloniae genomic window:
- a CDS encoding RNA polymerase sigma factor: MDNTYTNDIDLLLKLSKSDKKAYRFIYTNYYDNLCVYLYSFTNNDQLAEDIAQDILLKLWEKREQLKIHSSLKSYLYKSAYNAFINNYKSRKRINEKLEAIKFTKLNQMENKIEDIKIMEQRLLYLKSAIDELPPKCKEALLLSKIEGYKYKEIAEVMNISVKTVENHIAHAFKLLRGKMTSKKFLLFFVNFFKTKLLWES; the protein is encoded by the coding sequence TTGGACAACACGTATACTAACGACATTGATCTTCTACTAAAGCTTTCTAAAAGTGACAAAAAAGCTTATAGATTTATATACACAAATTACTACGATAATTTGTGCGTGTATCTGTACAGTTTTACCAATAATGATCAATTGGCTGAAGATATAGCTCAAGATATATTGTTGAAACTCTGGGAAAAAAGGGAACAATTAAAAATTCACTCTTCACTAAAGAGCTATCTTTATAAATCGGCGTATAATGCTTTTATTAATAATTATAAATCCCGTAAGCGTATTAATGAAAAATTAGAAGCGATAAAGTTTACGAAACTTAATCAAATGGAGAACAAAATAGAGGATATTAAAATAATGGAACAGCGCTTGTTATATTTAAAATCTGCTATAGATGAGCTCCCTCCCAAGTGTAAAGAGGCCTTATTACTAAGTAAAATTGAGGGCTATAAATATAAAGAAATAGCCGAGGTGATGAATATTTCTGTTAAAACAGTAGAAAACCATATTGCACATGCTTTTAAGCTACTAAGAGGAAAAATGACATCTAAAAAGTTTTTACTTTTCTTCGTTAATTTTTTCAAGACTAAACTTCTCTGGGAATCTTGA
- a CDS encoding FecR family protein: MSKEKIENIISKYINHEASEAEIEELLVWLEDPKNEKAFKENIAVSHYLNKSFKKFDSAKAYKNTLQIYKTSKKKKRISAYFAYAVAASLVLLISLTIIFNKDNNTVINDSSVVNNITQGTDKATLTLEDGTDIILEKGQDYVANNVISNGEELVYNSNANSKTEIVYNYLTVPRGGQYMVKLSDGTQVWLNSESKLKYPVNFVANADREVELLYGEAYFDVSPSENHNGSVFKVYSQQQEINVLGTEFNVKSYKDEDIIQTTLVEGKITLDVSTFKNILNPAEQLTFNTTNKSINKKVVDVKRYVSWKDGYFTFEDKSLEEVCKIMSRWYDVDFEISNSEIKNIELSGSVRKNQNIENILMSLYNLKDIQYEIKENKKVYLK, encoded by the coding sequence ATGTCAAAAGAAAAAATAGAGAATATTATCTCAAAATATATTAACCATGAAGCTTCAGAAGCTGAGATAGAAGAGCTTTTAGTTTGGTTAGAAGACCCTAAAAATGAAAAAGCATTTAAAGAGAATATAGCTGTAAGCCACTATTTAAACAAGAGCTTTAAAAAGTTTGATTCTGCAAAGGCTTATAAAAACACTTTACAAATTTATAAGACCTCAAAAAAGAAGAAAAGAATATCGGCTTACTTCGCATATGCTGTTGCAGCATCTTTAGTACTTCTAATTTCTTTAACCATTATTTTTAATAAGGACAATAACACAGTAATTAACGATTCTAGTGTTGTTAATAATATTACTCAAGGTACAGACAAGGCAACATTAACATTAGAAGATGGAACGGATATAATCTTAGAAAAAGGACAGGATTATGTTGCCAATAATGTAATTAGTAATGGCGAAGAACTAGTATACAATTCTAATGCTAATTCAAAAACAGAGATCGTTTATAATTACTTAACTGTTCCGCGAGGCGGTCAGTACATGGTTAAACTATCAGATGGCACACAAGTATGGTTAAATTCTGAATCTAAACTTAAATACCCTGTGAATTTTGTTGCAAATGCAGATAGAGAGGTTGAACTGTTATACGGCGAAGCTTATTTTGATGTGTCACCTAGCGAAAATCATAATGGTTCAGTATTTAAAGTGTATAGCCAGCAACAAGAAATAAATGTGCTAGGCACCGAGTTTAATGTGAAATCTTATAAAGATGAAGATATTATACAAACTACTTTGGTAGAAGGTAAGATAACACTTGATGTAAGTACATTTAAGAACATCCTGAATCCAGCAGAGCAATTAACTTTTAACACCACGAATAAATCTATAAATAAAAAGGTAGTAGATGTTAAGAGGTACGTGTCTTGGAAAGATGGGTATTTCACGTTCGAAGACAAATCACTCGAAGAAGTATGTAAAATAATGTCGAGATGGTACGATGTTGATTTTGAAATTTCTAACTCAGAAATTAAAAATATTGAACTTTCGGGTTCAGTTAGAAAAAATCAAAATATAGAAAACATCCTCATGTCACTATATAATTTAAAGGATATTCAATATGAAATAAAAGAAAATAAAAAGGTTTATCTAAAATAA
- a CDS encoding SusC/RagA family TonB-linked outer membrane protein has protein sequence MIRSFIFLFCFTAFAFTPKNGFTQNEKILIDQDKTYAITEIFELIINQTDYNFIYAKDLFEADNKITLKKGVIRASKLLNRCLEKTAYTYDFTNDKTIILVKKNKAIKKPQQEEFTMSGKIIDKSGNPLPGITVYITEQNPLTVGTPGVNSGDFVIRGTSTDFDGSYSIRLKPGDFIAITGIGFKFYMDQIMVQTETYDVTLEEEISELEEVVLIGYGQQTRKEVTGAISSVRAEDISKNSIGNQSFDRALSGLLKGVNIVQNNGRPGAGVDINVRGITSPFASGSDNNPLFVIDGVPFQTNPANNLANFGQSQNPLLAINPNDIESIDVLKDAAATAIYGSRGANGVILVKTKTGKKNQKNKIRLSTTTTFARPIAERSYLGTEDWRVFVDNFFSNSVAAYNTDPANSGVSRGSLFASQYAANISGDPDTFSLDPIGYNGLVDSFFGNTNTNWADVIYRDPAHTQQYDLSLSGGNQNTTYYISLLHSNQEGLVKGDKFKRYNVRTSIDSDISKTLKLGLTSNIGYTDSNSGFQREDLNRILNTRPDVSVFDENGEFLQYTDAINEQTSELVNHANPLAKTTGFSNEGQSFTLIGNMYAEAKLFKGFKLRYDINISRFNTKNRLFEPVAVVRGTPISSFFALENANLNLSESTNTNIISNITSSYDRVFNAHKISAILGFSWDRSKTEILASSFSGFPDTSVLISASNAKNRLSTQDQTIDSGLNSIFSRLAYNYNNKYYVTANFRTDKSSRFGPNNQRAYFPSVSASWDIANEKFLINNDIINNLRLRFGIGRTGSNNIGNFRYLQFFNSGEGLDGLYGGIPSVELLGTLPNPDVKWEITDETNIGLNYELFNNRLRGSIDVYNRKTTGALIPGFFPLETGASDFIANFADLTNKGFEIDLGGDIINSSNFKWTANFNISKNKNTLDKFVSEFIDEGQIDSYEVGREVNLIRGYEVEYIFQDQTEIDGLNATADDGFYQEPGTGVGDYKYRDINGDGEITLDDRKILGSSQPDFFGGFNTSFEYKGFQLSAFFNYSVGGEAWDLGQLNASNINLGPLNNILSDYADVWTPTNTDAQYPRAILSDPNDNTRLSDRNVYKTSFVRLKTLQLNYAFPQSILSHIGFSGANIFVSASNLWTSTDFPGIDPESVGPIAGTSSTRGQNFYPIAKTWSVGLNMNF, from the coding sequence ATGATTAGATCTTTCATTTTTTTATTCTGTTTTACGGCATTCGCTTTTACCCCTAAAAATGGGTTTACACAGAATGAGAAAATACTTATTGATCAAGATAAAACCTATGCAATAACAGAAATTTTTGAATTGATTATTAATCAAACAGACTATAACTTTATTTATGCAAAGGATTTATTTGAAGCAGATAATAAAATTACTCTAAAAAAAGGAGTGATTAGGGCCAGCAAGCTTTTAAACAGATGTCTTGAAAAAACGGCTTATACATATGATTTTACCAATGATAAAACAATTATTTTGGTAAAAAAGAATAAAGCCATAAAAAAGCCCCAGCAAGAAGAATTTACTATGTCTGGGAAGATTATAGATAAATCAGGAAATCCTTTACCTGGTATTACTGTTTACATCACAGAACAAAACCCATTAACAGTTGGAACACCAGGAGTAAACTCTGGAGACTTTGTAATTAGAGGAACTAGTACCGATTTTGATGGTAGTTATTCTATTCGTTTAAAACCAGGAGATTTTATTGCTATAACAGGTATTGGTTTTAAGTTTTATATGGACCAGATAATGGTGCAAACAGAAACCTACGATGTAACTCTTGAAGAAGAAATAAGCGAGTTAGAAGAGGTCGTATTAATTGGTTATGGTCAACAAACCAGAAAAGAAGTTACAGGAGCCATATCATCTGTAAGAGCTGAGGATATTAGCAAAAACAGCATTGGTAATCAGAGTTTTGATAGAGCCTTAAGCGGTCTTTTAAAAGGTGTAAACATTGTTCAAAATAATGGTAGGCCTGGAGCAGGTGTCGATATTAATGTTAGAGGTATTACTTCTCCTTTTGCATCTGGATCAGACAATAATCCGCTTTTTGTAATTGATGGTGTGCCCTTTCAAACCAATCCAGCAAACAATCTTGCTAATTTCGGACAATCCCAGAATCCTTTATTAGCCATAAACCCTAATGATATTGAAAGTATCGACGTTTTAAAAGATGCTGCTGCAACTGCCATTTATGGATCTCGCGGCGCTAATGGGGTTATTTTAGTAAAAACTAAAACAGGCAAAAAGAACCAAAAAAATAAAATTAGGTTATCCACTACAACTACTTTTGCAAGACCTATAGCAGAACGGAGCTATTTAGGTACGGAAGATTGGAGGGTTTTTGTTGATAATTTTTTTAGTAATTCGGTTGCTGCCTATAATACAGATCCTGCAAATAGTGGCGTATCTCGAGGCAGTTTATTTGCTTCTCAATATGCTGCTAATATATCTGGAGACCCAGATACTTTTTCATTAGATCCTATAGGTTATAATGGTTTAGTGGATTCATTTTTCGGTAATACCAATACAAATTGGGCAGATGTTATTTATAGAGACCCTGCACATACACAACAATATGATTTATCCTTGTCTGGAGGTAATCAAAATACAACATATTATATTTCTTTATTACATTCAAATCAAGAAGGCTTAGTAAAAGGTGATAAATTTAAACGATACAATGTAAGAACTAGTATAGATAGTGATATTAGCAAAACTTTAAAATTAGGGTTAACGTCAAATATTGGGTATACTGATAGTAATAGTGGCTTTCAACGAGAGGACTTAAATAGAATACTTAATACAAGACCTGACGTTTCTGTATTTGATGAAAATGGCGAGTTCTTACAATATACAGATGCCATAAACGAACAAACTAGTGAACTTGTAAATCATGCAAATCCTTTAGCAAAGACCACAGGATTTAGTAATGAAGGGCAGTCTTTTACCTTAATAGGTAATATGTATGCGGAAGCCAAACTTTTTAAAGGGTTTAAGTTAAGATACGATATAAACATTTCTAGATTCAATACTAAAAATAGACTTTTTGAGCCTGTTGCTGTAGTTAGAGGAACGCCCATATCATCGTTTTTTGCGCTTGAAAATGCCAATTTAAACTTATCTGAATCAACAAACACAAATATTATTTCTAATATTACTTCGAGCTATGATAGGGTTTTTAATGCTCACAAAATATCTGCGATTCTAGGTTTTTCATGGGACAGAAGTAAAACCGAAATATTGGCATCTAGTTTTTCTGGTTTTCCAGACACTTCTGTGTTAATTAGTGCTAGTAATGCCAAAAACAGACTGTCTACTCAAGACCAAACTATTGATTCTGGTTTAAACTCTATATTTTCTCGTTTAGCATACAACTACAATAATAAGTATTATGTAACTGCTAATTTTAGAACAGATAAATCCAGTAGGTTTGGACCTAACAATCAACGCGCCTATTTTCCTTCGGTTTCAGCGAGTTGGGATATTGCCAACGAAAAATTCTTAATAAATAACGATATTATAAACAACCTTCGCTTACGGTTCGGTATAGGTAGAACAGGATCAAATAACATTGGAAATTTTCGCTATTTACAATTCTTTAATAGTGGTGAGGGTCTCGATGGTTTATATGGGGGTATCCCTTCAGTAGAGTTGCTTGGAACACTACCAAACCCGGATGTTAAATGGGAAATAACAGATGAAACAAATATTGGTTTAAATTATGAGTTGTTTAACAACCGATTAAGAGGTAGTATAGATGTTTACAATAGAAAAACTACTGGGGCACTTATTCCTGGCTTTTTTCCTTTAGAAACTGGTGCTTCAGATTTCATAGCCAATTTTGCAGATTTAACAAATAAAGGTTTTGAAATAGATTTGGGGGGTGATATTATTAATTCCTCAAATTTTAAATGGACTGCTAATTTTAATATCTCTAAAAATAAGAATACGTTAGATAAGTTTGTTTCCGAATTTATCGATGAAGGACAGATTGATAGTTACGAAGTAGGTAGGGAAGTTAACTTAATAAGAGGTTATGAAGTTGAATATATCTTTCAAGACCAAACAGAAATAGACGGCTTAAATGCCACAGCAGACGACGGTTTTTATCAAGAACCAGGTACAGGTGTTGGCGATTACAAGTACAGAGATATAAATGGTGACGGAGAGATAACGCTAGATGATAGGAAAATTCTGGGAAGTTCTCAACCAGACTTTTTTGGTGGTTTCAATACCTCATTTGAATACAAGGGATTTCAATTATCAGCATTTTTTAACTACTCAGTAGGTGGAGAAGCCTGGGATTTAGGACAGCTAAATGCAAGTAACATAAATCTAGGTCCTTTAAACAATATATTATCTGATTACGCAGATGTTTGGACGCCTACCAATACAGATGCTCAATACCCAAGAGCTATTTTAAGCGACCCTAACGATAACACAAGATTGTCAGATAGAAATGTTTACAAGACGTCTTTTGTTAGGCTAAAAACCCTACAGTTAAACTATGCTTTCCCGCAAAGTATATTAAGTCACATCGGGTTTTCTGGAGCAAATATATTTGTATCTGCCTCTAACTTATGGACATCTACAGATTTCCCTGGGATAGATCCAGAATCTGTTGGTCCGATAGCTGGAACGAGTAGTACGCGTGGACAGAACTTTTATCCCATTGCAAAGACATGGTCTGTTGGATTAAACATGAACTTTTAA
- a CDS encoding RagB/SusD family nutrient uptake outer membrane protein, with protein sequence MKIKNILVAICLSVFLSNCSIDKIEPNNLLVEDNVVRDGESASLLLNSAYVLFRTNGDSAGALEINQEIIYALNVAGEQFSAFPVGFVEDFITNTVEADDPDLKAIYINQYKVINTVNFLIEALEAGKASDLNDDETNAMIAEARTIRAIAHFKLLRIFGQFYDLNSIYGIVVRTEPARGAVFSARNTVQETYDAIVGDLEFAAANGPSGIPHYRVSAVTAQAYLAKVQLYIGDYTNAANTATAVINNSDGYTLEQTYDDIFFNRWDSSEVLFALFSGDGRTTEAAPTAFLPAIYSPFFLPPSESFLTLADAQDGVIGDAELFTFSSGLDTRFSFGYNFNNPNNQNNPSVVGVPGNVKYPYDISAPNGNTTYLLRLAEVYLIFAEAEARRDGGDLNAALARLNELRTRATGIELKTLTDKATLLADIRNEKRLELYIENAEPWFDLVRYDILGDLDASTLKPTLTSQNKFIYPIPQSALASNNLLKQNP encoded by the coding sequence ATGAAAATTAAAAATATATTAGTAGCAATTTGCTTGAGCGTTTTTCTTAGCAATTGTAGTATAGACAAGATAGAGCCTAATAATTTATTAGTAGAAGACAATGTCGTTCGAGATGGAGAATCGGCTAGCTTATTATTAAATAGTGCCTATGTATTATTTAGAACAAACGGCGATTCTGCTGGAGCTCTGGAAATAAATCAAGAAATTATTTATGCCCTTAATGTAGCAGGCGAGCAATTTAGTGCTTTCCCTGTAGGGTTTGTAGAAGATTTTATCACCAATACGGTTGAAGCCGATGATCCCGATTTAAAAGCGATCTATATCAATCAATACAAAGTAATTAATACCGTTAATTTTTTAATCGAAGCATTAGAAGCAGGAAAAGCATCGGATCTTAACGACGATGAAACCAATGCTATGATAGCAGAAGCCAGAACAATAAGAGCGATAGCTCATTTTAAATTACTACGTATTTTTGGTCAGTTTTATGATCTCAATTCAATCTACGGGATTGTAGTAAGAACAGAACCGGCAAGAGGTGCTGTTTTTTCTGCAAGGAATACAGTGCAGGAAACTTACGATGCCATCGTAGGAGACCTTGAGTTTGCAGCAGCAAATGGGCCTTCTGGAATACCCCATTACAGAGTGAGTGCTGTAACTGCACAAGCTTATTTGGCAAAAGTGCAATTATACATCGGAGACTATACTAATGCAGCCAATACAGCAACTGCCGTAATAAATAATAGTGATGGTTACACGCTTGAGCAAACCTATGATGATATATTCTTTAACAGATGGGACTCATCAGAAGTGTTATTTGCTTTGTTCTCAGGAGATGGTAGAACAACAGAGGCCGCTCCAACTGCATTTCTTCCTGCAATATATTCCCCTTTCTTTTTACCACCATCTGAGTCATTTTTAACATTGGCAGATGCGCAAGACGGGGTTATAGGAGATGCAGAACTTTTTACATTTTCTAGTGGATTAGATACTAGGTTTTCATTTGGTTATAACTTTAACAATCCAAATAATCAAAATAATCCAAGTGTAGTAGGCGTGCCTGGAAATGTGAAATATCCATACGACATTAGTGCTCCTAATGGTAACACGACCTATTTATTACGTCTTGCAGAAGTGTACCTGATTTTTGCTGAAGCAGAAGCCAGACGAGATGGAGGCGATTTAAATGCTGCCCTAGCTAGACTTAATGAACTACGTACAAGAGCTACAGGCATTGAATTAAAAACACTTACCGATAAAGCAACTTTACTGGCAGATATTCGAAATGAAAAACGATTAGAATTATATATAGAAAATGCTGAACCATGGTTTGATTTAGTACGCTATGATATTTTAGGAGATCTAGATGCATCTACCCTAAAACCTACATTAACATCCCAAAATAAGTTTATTTATCCTATTCCGCAATCGGCATTGGCAAGTAATAACTTATTAAAACAAAATCCTTAA
- a CDS encoding thioredoxin family protein yields the protein MKKININILILFLLTSICSCAQEKATGIHFFKGSFEEAKTLAKAENKKIFVDVYTTWCAPCKKMTKEVFPDKALGAYYNAHFISIKIDAEKGEGIKIAKDYNVGGYPTLIYVDSEGKTINKMTSYLGIEEMQRIGESVLQGDSNFEELELKYNQKSISQEELFHYMTALKGKGLYDRAEKAFEQYFLAEVKSGVTLDMFEQIFQYIRSSEDVPFQYLIENKEKFYQFKNKEKVDEIIRNYYLDEFMYAKIPETEADYFAAKKELAKKVEIDDFLSVNLDNNYYYKKQNEDKYMETAKVLFDRHSKEEDQLKISYIVGGAVKFKNPDHIKTLLTWAKRALEIDDNSINIASVSVYYAKLNDRAKAQEYYDKAIAKSLSDKDNYHESIKLGMDEYLSNIKD from the coding sequence ATGAAAAAAATAAATATAAATATCCTAATCCTGTTTTTGCTAACCTCCATATGCTCTTGTGCGCAAGAAAAAGCTACGGGAATTCATTTCTTTAAAGGATCTTTTGAAGAAGCAAAGACATTGGCAAAAGCAGAAAATAAAAAAATATTTGTAGATGTTTATACCACATGGTGTGCTCCTTGTAAAAAAATGACAAAAGAAGTCTTTCCAGATAAAGCATTAGGGGCGTATTATAATGCACATTTTATATCTATAAAAATAGATGCAGAAAAAGGAGAGGGTATTAAAATTGCTAAAGATTATAATGTTGGCGGATACCCTACTTTAATATATGTAGATAGTGAAGGTAAAACCATTAATAAAATGACTAGCTATCTAGGTATAGAAGAGATGCAACGTATAGGAGAAAGCGTACTTCAAGGTGATAGTAACTTTGAAGAATTAGAATTGAAATATAATCAAAAATCCATTTCGCAAGAAGAGCTATTTCATTACATGACGGCTCTAAAGGGAAAAGGATTGTATGATAGAGCAGAAAAAGCTTTTGAGCAGTATTTCTTAGCAGAAGTAAAAAGTGGTGTTACATTAGATATGTTTGAACAAATTTTTCAATACATAAGATCTTCTGAAGATGTTCCTTTCCAATATCTTATTGAAAACAAAGAAAAGTTTTATCAATTTAAAAATAAGGAAAAGGTCGACGAAATTATTCGTAATTATTATTTAGACGAATTCATGTACGCTAAGATACCAGAAACCGAGGCCGATTATTTTGCTGCTAAAAAAGAATTAGCTAAAAAGGTTGAAATTGATGATTTTTTAAGTGTGAATCTTGACAATAATTACTATTATAAAAAGCAAAATGAGGATAAATATATGGAGACGGCTAAAGTATTGTTTGATAGACATTCTAAAGAAGAAGACCAGCTAAAAATTTCTTATATAGTAGGAGGAGCTGTTAAGTTTAAAAACCCAGACCATATTAAAACCTTATTAACTTGGGCAAAAAGAGCCTTAGAAATAGATGATAATTCCATAAATATAGCAAGTGTCTCAGTTTATTATGCCAAACTTAATGATAGGGCTAAAGCTCAGGAATATTATGATAAAGCTATAGCAAAGTCACTAAGTGATAAA